One genomic region from Myxococcota bacterium encodes:
- a CDS encoding alpha/beta hydrolase → MSRYAYDPDLVPALDLLPTVSDLSSLDSIREIRAARAALPKPPDRDDVTLEDRTVPGCDGDPPVPVRIYRPKAPADGLRPGVFEIHGGGFLMGSIEMMDPWCQLVASVLDAVIVSVEYRLAPEHPFPAGIEDCYAALSWMSENASELGVDPARIAIAGQSAGGGLAAGTALMARDRGGPALCFQLLEIPELDDRLDTPSMRAFEDTPMWNRPNAVWSWRHYLGPDHAGTPSPYAAPSRATDLRGLPPAYVSTMEFDPLRDEGIRYAQALLEAGVSVELHSYPGTFHGSVLVAEAPVSKRSAREAIETLQRRLQA, encoded by the coding sequence ATGAGCCGCTACGCGTACGACCCCGACCTGGTGCCCGCTCTCGACCTCTTGCCCACGGTCAGCGACCTCTCGAGTCTCGACTCGATCCGCGAGATCCGCGCCGCGCGGGCGGCCTTGCCGAAGCCTCCCGATCGTGACGACGTGACCCTCGAGGACCGCACGGTTCCCGGTTGCGACGGCGATCCGCCGGTGCCGGTCCGCATCTATCGGCCCAAGGCACCGGCGGACGGGCTGCGCCCCGGCGTGTTCGAGATCCATGGCGGTGGCTTTCTGATGGGCAGCATCGAGATGATGGACCCGTGGTGCCAGCTGGTCGCTTCCGTCCTCGACGCCGTCATCGTATCGGTCGAGTATCGACTCGCGCCGGAGCATCCCTTCCCGGCCGGCATCGAGGACTGCTACGCGGCCCTGTCCTGGATGTCCGAGAACGCCTCCGAACTGGGCGTCGATCCAGCACGCATCGCGATCGCCGGTCAGAGCGCGGGCGGCGGGCTCGCCGCGGGCACGGCGCTGATGGCCCGCGACCGCGGGGGGCCGGCCCTGTGCTTTCAGCTCCTCGAGATCCCCGAACTCGACGATCGACTCGATACACCGTCGATGCGCGCCTTCGAGGACACGCCGATGTGGAATCGCCCGAACGCGGTGTGGAGCTGGCGCCACTATCTGGGCCCGGACCACGCGGGGACCCCATCGCCCTATGCGGCGCCGTCTCGGGCGACGGATCTGCGCGGCCTCCCGCCGGCCTACGTCTCGACGATGGAGTTCGACCCGCTGCGCGACGAGGGCATCCGCTATGCACAGGCGCTGCTCGAAGCAGGCGTCTCGGTCGAGCTGCATTCGTACCCGGGAACGTTCCACGGGTCGGTGCTCGTCGCCGAGGCACCCGTGTCGAAACGCAGCGCGCGGGAGGCGATCGAGACGCTGCAGCGGCGTCTCCAGGCCTAG
- a CDS encoding GNAT family acetyltransferase: protein MASRPIVAPYAPDDHEGVVALWRAVFPDAPARNDPVLDIRRKLDVQPELFLVARVGRGVVGTTMAGFDGHRGWLHLVAVDPERRREGIGAGLLREAERRLAALGCPKLNLQVRASSPEVVRFYERLGYAVEPRISMGKVLAAGEAIEDPRLPNTSP, encoded by the coding sequence ATGGCCTCGCGACCGATCGTCGCACCGTACGCCCCCGACGACCACGAAGGGGTCGTCGCGCTCTGGCGCGCGGTGTTTCCCGATGCCCCCGCGCGCAACGACCCGGTGCTCGACATCCGTCGCAAGCTCGACGTGCAACCCGAGCTCTTCCTGGTAGCGCGGGTGGGAAGGGGCGTCGTCGGCACGACGATGGCCGGCTTCGACGGACACCGCGGCTGGCTACATCTCGTGGCCGTCGATCCAGAACGGAGACGCGAAGGGATCGGCGCCGGGCTCTTGCGCGAGGCGGAACGGCGACTCGCCGCACTGGGCTGCCCGAAACTCAACCTGCAGGTGCGCGCGTCGAGCCCCGAGGTCGTCCGCTTCTACGAACGCCTCGGCTACGCGGTCGAGCCGCGCATCAGTATGGGGAAGGTCCTCGCAGCGGGCGAAGCGATCGAAGATCCGCGCTTGCCGAACACGTCGCCGTGA
- a CDS encoding amphi-Trp domain-containing protein: MAQHKRRAKRDVEKDYPSKQFVAKLRRLADCIEDGKRFRIQIAGERISVPPDATINLEHERGSGEEEVEFQLKWSLDD, encoded by the coding sequence ATGGCCCAGCACAAGCGCCGCGCCAAGCGCGACGTGGAAAAGGACTATCCGTCGAAGCAGTTCGTCGCGAAGCTGCGGCGCCTCGCGGACTGCATCGAAGACGGGAAACGCTTCCGCATCCAGATCGCGGGGGAGCGGATCTCGGTGCCGCCCGACGCCACGATCAACCTCGAGCACGAGCGCGGGTCCGGGGAAGAAGAGGTCGAGTTCCAGCTGAAGTGGTCCCTCGACGACTGA
- a CDS encoding ADP-ribosylglycohydrolase family protein produces the protein MSADASPRARARRSLDGLSIGDAFGETFAATLAGAQTSPARRLPPGPWRTTDDTVMALSIVENLETHESIEPDALAQAFAARFVADPNRGYGRGAQRLLRQLAEGGDWRDLARAAFRGEGSLGNGAAMRAAPIGAYYAGDPERAAQEAALSARVTHAHPDGVAGAQAVAVAGALVHASMVPGERLAAVAQALAPSPVRDALEQAATLSECAPSEAAARLGNGARVTALDTVPFALWQAAHAPDFERALWSTAEAGGDTDTTCAIVGGLVALRSDAAVALDAWRQHREPLDLVG, from the coding sequence TTGAGCGCCGACGCCTCGCCTCGCGCGCGAGCCCGGCGTTCGCTCGACGGTCTCTCGATCGGCGATGCCTTCGGTGAGACCTTCGCTGCGACCCTTGCGGGGGCGCAGACGTCGCCCGCCCGCAGGCTGCCACCCGGACCGTGGCGAACGACCGACGACACGGTGATGGCCCTCTCGATCGTCGAGAACCTCGAGACCCACGAGAGCATCGAGCCCGACGCCCTCGCACAGGCGTTCGCGGCGCGCTTCGTCGCCGATCCGAACCGCGGCTACGGACGCGGAGCGCAGCGTCTGCTTCGGCAGCTCGCCGAGGGCGGCGACTGGCGCGACCTCGCGCGTGCGGCCTTCCGCGGGGAGGGCTCGCTCGGCAACGGAGCCGCCATGCGCGCCGCACCGATCGGCGCCTACTATGCGGGCGACCCCGAACGTGCGGCGCAGGAAGCCGCGCTTTCGGCGCGCGTGACTCACGCCCACCCCGATGGCGTGGCAGGCGCCCAGGCGGTGGCCGTCGCTGGCGCGCTGGTTCATGCGTCGATGGTTCCGGGGGAGCGACTCGCGGCCGTGGCCCAGGCGCTTGCGCCGAGCCCGGTCCGGGATGCCCTCGAGCAGGCCGCGACGCTGTCCGAGTGCGCGCCTTCGGAAGCGGCCGCGCGGCTCGGCAACGGAGCGCGCGTCACGGCCCTCGACACCGTGCCCTTCGCCCTGTGGCAGGCGGCGCACGCGCCCGACTTCGAACGCGCGCTCTGGTCCACTGCGGAGGCCGGCGGAGACACCGACACCACCTGCGCGATCGTGGGCGGCCTGGTGGCGTTGCGCTCCGACGCTGCGGTTGCGCTCGACGCGTGGCGCCAGCACCGCGAACCGCTCGATCTCGTAGGCTGA
- a CDS encoding 2-hydroxychromene-2-carboxylate isomerase, which produces MPIEFWFEFASTYSYPASQRVEALARERGVDVVWRAFLLGPIFHTQGWNDSPFNLYPVKGRYMWRDMERICAAQGVDFRKPSEFPRNGLTAARVTCHHAEEPWVPEFVRRVYHANFADDRNIASPEVLTDCLNAAGADAETVLAAAVSPDSKQALRTQSEEAAERGLFGAPSFLVGDELFWGNDRLEAALNWATQA; this is translated from the coding sequence ATGCCGATCGAGTTCTGGTTCGAGTTTGCGAGCACCTACTCCTACCCAGCCTCGCAACGCGTCGAAGCGTTGGCCCGGGAGCGTGGTGTCGATGTCGTGTGGCGGGCGTTCCTGCTCGGACCGATCTTCCACACGCAGGGCTGGAACGACTCCCCGTTCAATCTCTATCCGGTGAAGGGGCGCTACATGTGGCGCGACATGGAGCGGATCTGCGCGGCGCAGGGCGTCGACTTTCGAAAGCCGTCCGAGTTCCCGCGCAACGGCCTGACCGCCGCCCGTGTCACCTGCCACCACGCGGAGGAGCCCTGGGTGCCCGAGTTCGTTCGACGCGTCTACCACGCGAACTTCGCGGACGACCGGAACATCGCATCGCCCGAAGTGTTGACCGACTGCCTGAACGCAGCGGGTGCCGACGCCGAGACCGTCCTCGCCGCGGCCGTGAGCCCGGACTCGAAGCAGGCGCTGCGCACACAGAGCGAAGAGGCAGCGGAGCGCGGCCTCTTCGGCGCGCCGTCGTTCCTCGTGGGCGACGAGCTCTTCTGGGGCAACGATCGCCTCGAAGCCGCCTTGAATTGGGCGACGCAGGCGTGA
- a CDS encoding GNAT family N-acetyltransferase, with protein MSDDLPDLIALFADPRVGATLGGQRSPDESEAVLRRWRTQWKDRGFGPWVFRETVSASGSGSGSFVGYAGLAPADAVEPGSVELLYAVRPALWRQGYASEMGHWVLHVAPRPPGCETVVAYTLPSNAGSRRVLEKLAFASAGTITHTGLPHLLFREEVSR; from the coding sequence ATGAGCGACGATCTCCCTGACCTCATCGCGCTCTTCGCGGACCCGCGCGTGGGAGCCACCCTCGGTGGCCAGCGCTCGCCAGACGAGAGCGAAGCCGTGCTCCGGCGCTGGCGAACCCAGTGGAAGGATCGGGGCTTCGGCCCGTGGGTGTTTCGCGAGACCGTCTCCGCATCTGGGTCTGGATCTGGAAGCTTCGTCGGATACGCGGGCCTCGCGCCTGCCGACGCGGTCGAGCCCGGAAGCGTCGAGCTCCTCTACGCCGTGCGCCCCGCGCTGTGGCGGCAGGGCTACGCCTCCGAGATGGGACACTGGGTGCTGCACGTCGCGCCCCGACCGCCGGGGTGCGAGACCGTCGTTGCCTACACGCTCCCCAGCAACGCGGGCTCGCGTCGGGTCCTCGAGAAGCTCGCGTTCGCGTCCGCGGGAACCATCACCCACACCGGGCTTCCCCACCTGCTGTTCCGAGAAGAGGTATCGCGTTGA
- a CDS encoding TonB family protein, with the protein MTRPAALVWLAIALGCASPAPPSRVVEPGFVDVAYDIAPSGATRNVRVVRSEPAGVHDAMALRIVRRWRFTPQLRERRAVWVHDQQVTLDFDERGQRLGSHGRLR; encoded by the coding sequence GTGACTCGGCCGGCGGCGCTGGTGTGGCTCGCGATCGCACTCGGGTGCGCATCCCCGGCTCCGCCGAGCCGCGTCGTCGAACCGGGCTTCGTCGACGTCGCCTACGACATCGCGCCGAGCGGCGCGACCCGGAACGTGCGTGTCGTCCGTTCGGAGCCAGCGGGCGTGCACGACGCGATGGCACTCCGGATCGTGCGGCGGTGGCGATTCACGCCGCAACTCCGCGAGCGCCGGGCCGTCTGGGTCCACGACCAACAGGTCACACTCGACTTCGACGAGCGCGGCCAGAGACTCGGCTCCCATGGACGTCTTCGCTGA
- a CDS encoding cysteine-rich CWC family protein, giving the protein MSDPAQPKTGVCPLCSQPNACALARAEAGDAAPCWCAARSFPPDLLAQAAPTACICAACLDAHETSGEADASPAYSSGAPKGDGSDS; this is encoded by the coding sequence GTGAGCGATCCGGCCCAGCCGAAAACCGGCGTCTGCCCGCTCTGCAGCCAGCCGAACGCGTGCGCGCTGGCCCGCGCCGAGGCCGGAGACGCTGCGCCTTGCTGGTGCGCGGCGCGCTCCTTCCCTCCCGACCTGCTCGCCCAGGCCGCGCCCACCGCGTGTATCTGTGCAGCGTGCCTCGACGCTCATGAGACGTCCGGCGAGGCGGATGCATCTCCGGCATACTCGAGCGGCGCGCCCAAAGGGGACGGAAGCGACTCCTAG
- a CDS encoding GFA family protein translates to MTGGCQCGAVRYRIEGPPKAVTACHCRECQRQSGSAFGMSLIVARDGFHLDQGDVQVYSRVGESGLEVAGAFCGICGTRLYHDLERNPTTRNVKAGTLDDPSECAPILHVWTDSRQRWFTLPEAVPHFGRNPGE, encoded by the coding sequence ATGACCGGTGGCTGTCAATGCGGCGCGGTTCGTTATCGCATCGAAGGCCCTCCGAAGGCCGTCACCGCGTGCCACTGCCGCGAGTGTCAGCGCCAATCGGGCAGTGCCTTCGGGATGAGCCTGATCGTCGCGCGCGACGGGTTTCATCTCGACCAGGGCGACGTGCAGGTGTACTCGCGCGTGGGAGAAAGCGGGCTCGAGGTGGCCGGAGCGTTCTGCGGCATCTGCGGGACGCGTCTGTACCACGATCTGGAGCGGAACCCGACGACGCGCAACGTCAAGGCGGGCACCCTGGACGATCCGTCGGAGTGTGCGCCCATCCTTCACGTGTGGACGGACAGCCGCCAGCGCTGGTTCACCCTGCCCGAGGCCGTACCTCACTTCGGGCGCAATCCGGGCGAGTGA
- a CDS encoding DUF4336 domain-containing protein → MQQLAPDLFTAEAPLRFGGLEVGCRMTVARLPDESLWVHSPIPLDDALCREVEALGPVRALLAPNRLHHLYVGDWQAAFPDATLHVAPGLETKRPDLKITAVLGDVAPAEWGDALDQVFFAGYPFANEVVFFHAPSATLIATDIAFYVRDRHPWLTRWAFRLLGSFDQLAPSLIERVMIRDRLAFRRSLDRVLAWPFERVVVSHGDVLESGGREALRSGYAWLPA, encoded by the coding sequence ATGCAACAGCTCGCGCCGGACCTCTTCACTGCGGAGGCCCCGCTCCGTTTCGGTGGACTCGAAGTCGGCTGCCGCATGACGGTGGCGCGTCTGCCCGACGAGAGCCTCTGGGTCCACTCGCCGATCCCGCTCGACGACGCCCTGTGCCGCGAAGTAGAAGCTCTCGGGCCCGTGCGCGCCCTGTTGGCGCCGAACCGCCTGCATCATCTCTACGTCGGTGACTGGCAAGCCGCCTTCCCCGACGCCACGCTTCATGTGGCTCCGGGCCTCGAAACGAAGCGGCCCGACCTGAAGATCACCGCGGTTCTCGGCGACGTGGCGCCTGCAGAATGGGGCGACGCACTGGACCAGGTGTTCTTCGCGGGATACCCGTTCGCGAACGAGGTCGTCTTCTTCCACGCACCGAGCGCGACGCTCATCGCCACCGACATCGCCTTCTACGTGCGCGATCGTCACCCGTGGCTGACGCGGTGGGCCTTCCGGTTGCTCGGCTCCTTCGACCAGCTCGCGCCGTCTCTGATCGAGCGGGTGATGATCCGAGACCGCCTCGCGTTCCGTCGTTCCCTCGATCGCGTGCTGGCCTGGCCCTTCGAACGCGTCGTGGTGTCCCACGGCGACGTCCTCGAATCCGGGGGACGCGAGGCCCTGCGCAGCGGCTACGCCTGGCTTCCGGCCTGA
- a CDS encoding transporter suffix domain-containing protein — protein MNEPEAESAAPEPRKASPWSRLGGGLIMLSFLLWVPLPAIPFLSMATTDKALLGGGLAVSAEVAFWGGALLAGPEAARRARSWWRRREKGSGSPSIET, from the coding sequence GTGAACGAACCCGAGGCGGAATCCGCCGCACCCGAACCCCGCAAGGCATCCCCGTGGTCGCGCTTGGGGGGTGGCTTGATCATGCTGTCCTTCTTGTTGTGGGTTCCCCTGCCCGCGATTCCCTTCCTGTCGATGGCGACCACCGACAAAGCGCTGTTGGGCGGCGGGCTCGCCGTCTCTGCCGAAGTGGCTTTCTGGGGCGGCGCGTTGCTCGCCGGCCCCGAGGCCGCCCGACGCGCGCGCTCGTGGTGGCGACGACGCGAGAAGGGCTCGGGTTCGCCGAGCATCGAGACCTAG
- a CDS encoding DUF1272 domain-containing protein, with amino-acid sequence MALDRKSACEKCDGALPMRAEACLCGFDCTFCSDGTTLMVARCQSCGGERVRRPKRER; translated from the coding sequence ATGGCTCTCGATAGGAAGAGCGCCTGCGAGAAGTGCGACGGTGCCCTGCCGATGCGCGCCGAGGCGTGCCTCTGCGGCTTCGACTGCACCTTCTGCTCGGATGGCACGACCCTCATGGTCGCGCGCTGCCAGAGCTGCGGCGGTGAGCGGGTCCGTCGTCCGAAGCGAGAGCGTTAG
- a CDS encoding metal-dependent hydrolase, which yields MPSAFAHAAIGGALSTWGPRGGPRWLPWCLPALSAAPDLDVIGFWWGIPYGHPLGHRGLTHSLPFAAAVAGAIYALLRGRPFAGRIAVLCGLAVASHGLLDTFTNAGLGVGLWIPFDAARHFAEWRPISTSPLSVRAFFSTTGLAIVTNEAFWVGLPATAIAVAGVSFRRRARRDGSA from the coding sequence GTGCCGAGTGCCTTCGCCCATGCTGCCATCGGCGGCGCACTGTCGACCTGGGGGCCGCGCGGCGGACCCCGCTGGCTGCCTTGGTGCCTGCCCGCGCTCTCCGCCGCGCCCGACCTCGATGTCATCGGTTTCTGGTGGGGCATCCCCTACGGCCACCCTTTGGGTCACCGGGGCTTGACCCATTCCCTCCCGTTCGCGGCCGCGGTGGCAGGCGCGATCTACGCACTCCTGCGTGGGCGGCCGTTCGCGGGTCGCATCGCCGTTCTCTGCGGCTTGGCCGTCGCGTCCCACGGCCTGCTCGATACGTTCACCAACGCCGGGCTGGGCGTCGGCTTGTGGATTCCCTTCGACGCTGCGCGCCACTTCGCCGAGTGGCGTCCGATCTCGACCTCACCGCTGTCGGTCCGGGCGTTCTTCTCGACGACCGGGCTGGCCATCGTCACGAACGAAGCCTTCTGGGTCGGGTTGCCCGCAACCGCGATCGCCGTCGCCGGAGTCTCGTTTCGCCGACGCGCCCGACGCGATGGCTCCGCGTGA